In Williamwhitmania taraxaci, one DNA window encodes the following:
- a CDS encoding type II toxin-antitoxin system RelE/ParE family toxin, protein MAQVLKVPYSKLIEIRKQILDAADSLSLHPLKGQKEHSLKHLGLDHRRLVTGHHKIVYRVIGEHIYITDIFDSRQDPEKMKG, encoded by the coding sequence ATGGCACAAGTACTAAAGGTGCCATACTCAAAGTTGATCGAAATCCGAAAACAAATTCTAGATGCAGCAGACTCCTTGAGTTTACATCCATTGAAAGGCCAAAAGGAACACTCGCTTAAACATTTGGGACTAGATCATCGGCGTTTAGTTACGGGTCACCACAAAATAGTGTATCGGGTAATCGGGGAACACATTTATATTACAGATATTTTTGATTCGAGGCAAGATCCAGAAAAAATGAAAGGCTAG